The genomic window GTGGCGGCGTAGCGGTCGGCGAGCTGGTCGATGAGTTCGGCGATGCGCGGCGGGTACACGACCTCGGGAGAGATGACCCGGTCGATGTGGCGCAGTCTGCCGCCGTGCTCGCTGTTGGTGTGGCGGGAGAGCACGATGGCGTCGACGAGTCGGCCGCCGAAGCGGACCCTGACTTTGACGCCGGGTTGGGCGGCCGTGGCGTCCTCGGGTGTGATCAGGTAATCGAAGGGGCGGTCCAGGTGCGGCAGTCCCAGAAGCGGCAACACCCGCACCACCGGAGAAGAGTCTGCGGTGGTGCGGGTGCCGTCGGTGGTGGCCATACGGCCGGATTCTACAGGCCGGCCGCTGCGCGGAGCGCGTCTGCCCGGTCCGTGGACTCCCACGGCAGGTCGATGTCGGTGCGGCCGAAGTGGCCGTAGGCGGCGGTCTGCGCGTACATCGGGCGCAGCAGGTCCAGGTCGCGGATGATCGCGGCCGGGCGCAGGTCGAAGACCTGTTCCACGGCCGCCTGGATGGTTTCGTCGGTCAGTCCTTGGGCGGCGGTGCCGAAGGTCTCGACGTACAGGCCGACCGGCTTGGCGCGGCCGATGGCGTAGGCCACCTGCACTTCAGCGCGGTCCGCCAGTCCCGCCGCCACGATGGTCTTGGCCACCCAGCGCATGGCGTAGGCCGCCGAGCGGTCGACCTTGGAGGGGTCCTTGCCGGAGAAGGCGCCGCCGCCGTGGCGGGCCATGCCGCCGTAGGTGTCGACGATGATCTTGCGGCCGGTCAGGCCAGCGTCGCCCATCGGCCCGCCCACGATGAAGGAGCCGGACGGGTTGATCAGGACGGTCAACTCGTCGGTGACGTACTTGACCAAGTCCGCGTCCTGGATGACCCAGTCGATGACGTGCTCGCGCAGTTGCTCGGCGAGCCATTCCTGGGTGACGTCCGGGTCGTGCTGCGTGGAGATGACCAC from Corynebacterium maris DSM 45190 includes these protein-coding regions:
- the metK gene encoding methionine adenosyltransferase — protein: MAESTTAPASSAVRLFTSESVTEGHPDKICDAISDTILDALLEADPASRVAVETLVTTGQVHVVGEVRTNSYVEIPSLVRDKLVEIGFTSSDVGFDGHTCGVNIAIGEQSLEIGSGVDTALEARNGEEFEEEDKAGAGDQGLMFGYATNETPEFMPLPIATAHRLARRLTQVRKEGIVDHLRPDGKTQVTFGYRGDEPAYLDTVVISTQHDPDVTQEWLAEQLREHVIDWVIQDADLVKYVTDELTVLINPSGSFIVGGPMGDAGLTGRKIIVDTYGGMARHGGGAFSGKDPSKVDRSAAYAMRWVAKTIVAAGLADRAEVQVAYAIGRAKPVGLYVETFGTAAQGLTDETIQAAVEQVFDLRPAAIIRDLDLLRPMYAQTAAYGHFGRTDIDLPWESTDRADALRAAAGL